In one Pungitius pungitius chromosome 13, fPunPun2.1, whole genome shotgun sequence genomic region, the following are encoded:
- the ntpcr gene encoding cancer-related nucleoside-triphosphatase, which yields MRQLDVSGRAAAARRAASAEMFKHVFLTGPPGVGKTTLVQKACEALVSSGTAVGGFYTEEVREGGRRVGFDVVTVTGERAHLSRVRDLAAPSGGGREYAVGQYVVDLASFEKVALPLFRNVEAANGGGGKVFVVDEIGKMELFSQSFVGAVRQTLDCSSCTVLGTIPVPKGKPLGLVEEVRGRRDVKVYTVSKENRNAILQDILATLQDCLTHRT from the exons ATGCGTCAACTCGATGTGTCCGGAAGAGCTGCCGCAGCACGTCGAGCTGCGTCAGCTGAAATGTTCAAACACGTCTTTCTGACGGGGCCTCCAG GTGTGGGGAAAACCACTCTGGTCCAGAAAGCCTGCGAGGCTTTGGTGTCATCGGGGACGGCAGTGGGAGGCTTTTACACCGAGGAGGTCAGGGAGGGAGGCCGGAGAGTCGGCTTTGATGTCGTCACGGTGACAGGAGAGAGGGCCCACCTGTCCAGAGTCAG AGACCTGGCCGCTCCGTCTGGTGGCGGGCGGGAATACGCCGTGGGGCAGTATGTGGTTGACTTGGCGTCATTCGAAAAGGTGGCGCTCCCCCTCTTCAGAAAC GTCGAGGCGGCAAACGGAGGCGGCGGGAAGGTGTTTGTCGTTGACGAGATTGGCAAAATGGAGCTCTTCAGCCAGTCGTTTGTCGGGGCAGTGAGACAGACTTTGGATTGCTCCTCCTGCACCGTCCTGGGCACCATCCCCGTCCCCAAGGGTAAACCGCTGGGTCTCGTGGAGGAGGTGCGGGGCAGGAGGGATGTCAAGGTCTACACT GTGTCGAAGGAGAACCGAAATGCCATTTTACAAGACATTCTCGCAACACTTCAAGATTGTCTAACACACCGCACCTAA